AGGTTTCCGGCGGGCTGTCCGGTTCAGGCCCTTCAATCCGCTCCACCTGACCGAGGCCCGCGTTGCCGGGAGGCACCGGGTTGCCATCGCGGTCAAGCAGCCGGACACCAAGCGCCTGCAACACCCCGGCGCCGCCGTCCATCGTCGCCGTGTCGCCCAGACCAAGCACGATGGTGTGCACCTGCGGGCGCGCCATGATGGACCGGAGCAGTTCGCTCGTCCCGCGACTGGAGAGGTGCGCCGGGCGCCGGGCTGTTTCCGGCACGAGATCAAGCCCCGACGCCAGCGCCATTTCGGCATAGGCTGTCCCGTCTTCGCCCAGAAGAAACGTGACCGGAATACGCCTTCCAACCGGTGGGTGCACGTTCGTCTGGTGTTTCCGCAGGTGTGGGGAGAGGCGGCGAATGGCATCGAGAAAGCCGCGCCCGCCGTCACTCATCGGAAAGCTTGTGGAGTCGAGCGTTGGATGGGCGCGATGCAAGCCCAAGGCTATGGCCCGGGCCGCCTGCACCGACGAAAGCGTACCTTTGAACCCGTTGGGAGCGATGAGGATCACGCGCTTATTCAGGCTTCTTTTCGGTCACGACCTGTTTGACAGCATGCAGGAGTTCATTTTCGCTGAAGGGCTTGGCCAGAAACACCGTGTCCAGCGGCAAATCCGTCGCCCGGTCGCGGGCGCCAAAAGAACCGCTCATGAGAATACACCGGCAGTTCGGATATTCTCTGGCGATGTCCTGAAAGACACGCTGTCCGCCGCCTTCCGGCAGGATGTCATCGGTGATGAGCAGGTGAATGGGTTTGCCACTCTGCGCCACGATGTGGTGAAGCGCCTCTTCGGCGGTTTGGGCGGAGAGAACTGAAAAGCCGGCATCGGTGAGCCACTCGCAGACGAGTTCGAGCAGGTCCGGTTCATCTTCGACGACGAGCGCCGTCAGACCGACGTAGTTGCCGGTCGGACGCCAGGACAGACGCGCTCTGGGCACCAGGCTCGGATCGGCTTCGGCCATGGGCAGGAACAGGTGAAACGTCGTTCCCAACCCAAGTTTGGACTCCACTTCAATGAAGCCACCGGCTTCGGTCACACAGCCATAGACGGCCGCCAGGCCGAGACCCGTGCCTTTACCGGCTGGTTTGGTGGTGAAAAAGGGTTCAAAGAGACGGTGGCGCGTTTCGGCGCTCATGCCAACGCCGGTGTCCGAAACCGCGATGACGGCGTAATCGCCGGGCGCAGGCGGGGTGGCACAGGCCCGGATGCGTTCCGGTGAGGGGATAAGCTGGTCTTCCGTGAGGAAATGTCGCGTCGTCTTCACGGTCAGGGTGCCGCCTTCCGGCATGGCATCCCGCGCATTGACAATGAGGTTGAGCAGGCACTGCGAGAGCTGTCCGGCGTCTATGGACACGAACAAGGCCTCTGGATGAAGCTGCCTGGTGAATGTCACCCGCGCCGACAGGATGCGCTCGGCGAGAACGGCCGTTTCGGCCGCAACCGGATTGATGTCCTGAACGAGGGCAACGGAGTCGCTTTTGCGGCTGAAAATCATAAGCTGCCGCACGAGTTCAGCGCCACGCTTGGCTGCCGTCAGAATGGACGACCGCTGCTTGGCGAGGCGCGCATCGAGCTGGCTGGACCGCGCCCCAATCATTTCGGCATAGCCTTGGATGACGGACAGGATGTTGTTGAAGTTGTGGGCCACGCCGGAGGTCAGTTGCCCGATGGCTTCCAGGCGCTGCATGCGCCGGAACTGCTCTTCCCGCTGTTGCCGGCCGAAGGTTTCTTCGGCCACGGCGACACAAAATTCCCTGGCGCACAGCTCCAGACGGGCCAGGGAGAGGTGCACACTGATGGGGACACCCGCTTTGGTCTGATGCCGCCAGGCCACCGGCTGGGTGAACCTTTCCATCGCCACTTTCTGGCAGGGGGCCTGCACAAGGTAGTCCTGCCAGGCAACAGCCGTATCTGTCGTGGCCAATTGCCGCACATCCATCCCCACCCACTCATCGGCTGGATAGCCATAGAGTTCCAGGGCGGCGACGTTTCCGTACTCAATCTTCAGGTTTTGAGGGTCGAACGACCAGACCGGCAGCGGAAAGTGGTCGAAAAGCCGGTGCCAGGTTTGGGTTGTCAGGGAGGCTTCGCGGGCGTGGAACTGTTCGTCCTGCAGGGCCGCCAGCAGCTCTCCGGCACGCATCAGGGCGGACGGAGACAAGGTTCCCGCTTCAAGCAGGGCTGCCAAGGCTTCATGGTGAAGCGCCGTGAGCCGGTGTGTGTCGGTGGAAGCTGCCGCGAGTGATGCCGTCAGGGAGGTGAGCGCCGTTGGAAGGCCGGCCGGATCGTCGAGGCAGATCTTGAGCGCCTGCAAATAGGCTGCAAACAGTGGTTCTGGAGAAGACATGGAAAGGCCCATCTGACCAATGGATGAGCGGAGTCTAAAACAGGCTGTTACACGTAAGCAATCAACGTAGTCTGCCGTTCATACACGTTCGCCGGGAGGGGAGGGGGGCTTTGGCAGTTTCCCGGCCCAGTCCGAAGTGCCTGGGCGCCTGCCCGTTGGGCAACGGTTTCGATGTGAATTGCAGGAAGTCTTGAGGCAGCCATCCACACAACTGGCTGTTCTGCCGCTCACACCAAGGCGGCACTCAAAGCCGGAAGTTATATGACAGCTTGAAAAAGAACGTCCGGGCCTGGCGAAAAAGTCCCGGCGTCCGGCGTCCGGCGATAGGGTCAAAGCCGTTGAACAGCAAGTCGTTATAGCCCACAAAGACCGCTGTGTTGGGGTATGGGTTATAGGCATAGAGCACGCTCAGCCCAAAGCGACGGGCGGCGCTGTCGTAGTCAAACAGCCCGCGAAAGGATGTGTTCTGGGTGAACTGGTACGTTGTGCGCAGGCGAAAGATATTTTGATCGAAGAAGGGACTCCTGGTGCGCTGGTCGCGCAGGCGGCTTTTCAGATAGAGCAGTTCCAGGTTGAGTCGTTCATTGGGGCGAAAGGTGATGGTTTCACGCAGGTCGAGACGCCGACCAACCGTGGTGTTGGAGGGGTCAAGGTTGAGTCCGGTTCCAAAACTCAGGTTGCCCGAAAATGTCAGACGCTTGAAGCGCGTAACCGAGTGTCGTAGTTGCACTGCCCGGTGTGAAAGAACCCTGCCGGCAAAGCCATCGCGGTTGAACTCATAGCCCGCATAGAAAAAAATACCCCGGCGCAGTGTCACATCAATACCAGGCTTGACGTTCTGGAGTTCGGGGAATCCCGTGCTGGTTTGTGAGCGATAAGCCTGGACGAACGGCCAGATTTCGGCATACCACTTTCTGTCATCAACCGGACGAAAGGCATAACCCACTTCAGCAAATGTTCCCTGGTAGCCGGTTCGATCCACGAACCCGGCATCGTTGCGATACGTGGGGTCCACCTGCTGGTGATCGGCAAAAATGCGCCAGTTGCGCCCGAATAAGCTGTAGTTGACTGTAAATGATTTGCCGCGTTGTGTCAGTCCGTCGGGCGTGGTGGTTTGGGTTTGCGTGAACTGCCCCCGAAGCGTGGTATCTGAGCGCACACGGACGCGCGTATCCACCGCTGCCGCCTGGTTGGTTGTGCCGGCCCAGTGCGTCCTGGTGAAAAAGCCGCCGATGGCCGAGTCCCGCCAGAAGTCCCGCTGGTAGCGTCCAACGAGGAACAGGGCATTGGCGCCGGCTCCAGTCTGTCCGGGAGCCACCCGCTTGCCGGGCGCACGGTCGCTGGCCGCCAGAAAGGCAAAGGTATTCCGGCCAACTTTGCCTGTCAGCTTGGCACCCCAGTCTGGATCAACGATGGTCCGACTGTTGAACGGCGAAAGCCCGTTGTACTGTTCGTTTACGGCCAGACTCCGAAAGAATTCCTGTCCTTCCAGAAAGAAGGGCCGACGTTCCGGGAAAAAGAGTATGAAGCGCTGGTTGACATTGACCTGCGGCGTATCAGCTTCAACCTGTGAAAAATCGGGATTGGCCGTCGCGGTGAGGGTGATGTTGGGTGTGATGGAGAAAGCGACGGTAAGCCCGGCCTCGGCCTTGCGGAAGGTGGCCACCCGTCCGTCAGGGCGTCGTTCGTCGTTGAGCGAGCCGATGACGATAGGAACGACATCAAGTGTGCGACTGATCCGCAGGTCGTCAAACCCCCGGAGTTCGCCACTTTGAACCAGAAGGTTCGATACCTGGCGTGACACGGGCTGCCATGACGTGCGCTCGGCTTTGCGGGCAATCCACCGCTGGAGATGCAGTCCCCACACCGCATCCTTACCAGCCCGAAAACGCAGGGTTTTGAATGGAATCGCGATCTCGACCACATAGCCATTGGCGGTGACGCGCCCCTTTGACCTGAAGATGCCGTCCCAAGTGTTGTCAACGTCTCCTTCCTGGTTGATAAAGCCGTCGGATTGAATGCCCAGCGGGTTGAAGCTCAACCGGTATGCCCGCACGTGGTCATTGTAGGTGTCAAGCATCACGATGACATAATCATCATCGTCAATGTCGTCCCGTCGGGTCACGCGCGCGCGAATGGACTGCGAATCCGTGTCGTGCGCCTGGAAGGCCAGGTACAGGTGTTGATCATCACGTGCCAGCCAGGCTTCTGTTTTTTCTGAAGCCGGGGCGTTGTCGCCCGGTTCAACCTGGAATGGCAGTTCGACCTTGACGGCTACCTGCCATTCGTCCGGCTCAAGCCTGCCATCCACTACGGGCGGTGTGGCAAGGAGCGGCAACGTGAGTGCCGTGTCTCCCGCTGCGCTTGCCCGTCCTGTGCCGGTCGCCACCAGAAGCCAGGTCAGCAGGCAGGTGAGTAATCCCACAGCGGTACGGAACGGCATCCTCATGGGTTTCGGCTGGAAGCTTGCAACGGATTCGGTCTGTACCGCTATTCGCAGATAGGATAAATCTTATCTGCGCTGCTTCAGAGCCTATGCCCGAGTGAAACCGGCTGTCAAGTCCGCTGCGGAGAACAGTCTGCTGTATTTGGCAGGAACCAGCTTAGGTGATTGTGGCATTCGCTGTGGTCATAACCCCGTGACACTACCTCGTCGTAGCCCATAAGCCAGCAGGCCACAGCCGACGGCGCCGGCCGTGAGCGTGCCGAACAGCCACCAGCGCAGCGGAATCGGTTGCCGTTCGCGGGGTTGGCGGGGCATCCAGATGGGCCACGGGCGGCCGACGTAAAACACCTCAAAGTTGAGCGCCCACAGCGGGCCATCGTCCGCCCACTCAGGTGACAGCCCAAAGATGCAATAGGTGTTGGTGTCGTCGTAGGGGCCGGGCCGAAACCAGCAGGCTTTGTCCCGTGCCGACGGGTTGACCGGATCGAGCAGTTCCGCCGGCCGCGCCAGCAGCGCACTTTCCCGGAAATAAAAGCCCGGGTCCGTTGCCCAGAAGTGCGGCGGCAGACAGCGTTCCAGAAAGAACCGCTGGTGGTCGAGGCTCAATCCCAGCGCCTGCACCCCCAGCCCGACGGCGACGATGACCACCGCCCCCCAGCGCATCAGGGTATTTGAGGGCAAAAAGGCAAAGGTCAGTGACCACAGCGGCAGGATGGGCAGCAGATACCGCGGCCCCCAGCACCAGTCGCCACCATAAAACGAGATGCACCCGATGAAGCCGACGAGGACCACCGAGGCTGCCAGGGTCATCTGCGCCACCATAGGCGCGCGCGCCCGCAACCCGGCGTAGCCAAAGAACGCCAGCAAGATCGGCGGGCTGTACCACAATACCCCTTTGCCGGGGCTGATGAGGATGCCCGGCACACCATAGAGCGGATTGCCCCAGAAGGAAGGATGTCCGGGAATGTCGAACTTGCCGGTGGCGAGAGGATGCCCGAAACGAAGCGTGTTATAGACCCCGAAGATCACCAGCCCAACGCCGCAGGCCAGACTGAAGGCTGCGATGCGTTGCAGTGAAGCGCGTCCGGCGTCCGTCTTCCAGAAGTCCGTCCAGAGGTGGGTCAGCCAGGGACGCATGTCGCCAGACCATGGAGGCCGGGTGATGTTCACCCGCGAACACATCAGCGCCAGAAAGGGCCACAGCAGCACAAGGTGTTCGACAAAGTTGACCAGCCAGCCGGCGCACAGTCCCCCGGCAAGGGCATACCCGACCGACTGCCGCCGGGCGCTGCGGTAGGCGCACCAGGCAGCACACAGGACGAACAATGCCTGCTGGAGGTTGTCAAACGTCGTCGTGGCGCCAATAAACGTCAATGTGGCAAAGGCATTGACCAGTGTCCACACCACGGCGCGACCGGGAGAAACGCCAAGGTCAAGCAGAAAGAAAAACAGCACTACGGCCAATCCCGCGCCAACAAGGGCGCAGGTGAGGGAAAACAGAAAACGCTGGCGTTCGCCTTTCCAGTCGTCGCCGATTTTGCCGAGGGCTACCAGTGGCACGCCCATTGCCGAAGCACCCAGACCATAGTGGCTATACAGCCGCTGGTCTTTTCCCCGAACGCCAATCCACTGGAGCGCCGGGTCGCGCAGGGTCGGTTGTCCGGCTTCCACCAAGCTGCGCGCCACCTCGAAGCGGCACTGACCGTCAATGATGTCAATCCGGCCGGGACTCATCAGGACATAGACCGCCCCGACGAACAAAAACAGCCCGGCAGCCAGCCAATGCGCACAGGATTTCACAAAAAACAATCGTGGAGACGACAGGATTTGAGCTTGCATTCGGGTTTTGGGCGCAAGTATATGCACACCCATGAGGTTTGC
This window of the Chloracidobacterium sp. N genome carries:
- a CDS encoding carbohydrate binding family 9 domain-containing protein yields the protein MPFRTAVGLLTCLLTWLLVATGTGRASAAGDTALTLPLLATPPVVDGRLEPDEWQVAVKVELPFQVEPGDNAPASEKTEAWLARDDQHLYLAFQAHDTDSQSIRARVTRRDDIDDDDYVIVMLDTYNDHVRAYRLSFNPLGIQSDGFINQEGDVDNTWDGIFRSKGRVTANGYVVEIAIPFKTLRFRAGKDAVWGLHLQRWIARKAERTSWQPVSRQVSNLLVQSGELRGFDDLRISRTLDVVPIVIGSLNDERRPDGRVATFRKAEAGLTVAFSITPNITLTATANPDFSQVEADTPQVNVNQRFILFFPERRPFFLEGQEFFRSLAVNEQYNGLSPFNSRTIVDPDWGAKLTGKVGRNTFAFLAASDRAPGKRVAPGQTGAGANALFLVGRYQRDFWRDSAIGGFFTRTHWAGTTNQAAAVDTRVRVRSDTTLRGQFTQTQTTTPDGLTQRGKSFTVNYSLFGRNWRIFADHQQVDPTYRNDAGFVDRTGYQGTFAEVGYAFRPVDDRKWYAEIWPFVQAYRSQTSTGFPELQNVKPGIDVTLRRGIFFYAGYEFNRDGFAGRVLSHRAVQLRHSVTRFKRLTFSGNLSFGTGLNLDPSNTTVGRRLDLRETITFRPNERLNLELLYLKSRLRDQRTRSPFFDQNIFRLRTTYQFTQNTSFRGLFDYDSAARRFGLSVLYAYNPYPNTAVFVGYNDLLFNGFDPIAGRRTPGLFRQARTFFFKLSYNFRL
- a CDS encoding ATP-binding protein; this translates as MSSPEPLFAAYLQALKICLDDPAGLPTALTSLTASLAAASTDTHRLTALHHEALAALLEAGTLSPSALMRAGELLAALQDEQFHAREASLTTQTWHRLFDHFPLPVWSFDPQNLKIEYGNVAALELYGYPADEWVGMDVRQLATTDTAVAWQDYLVQAPCQKVAMERFTQPVAWRHQTKAGVPISVHLSLARLELCAREFCVAVAEETFGRQQREEQFRRMQRLEAIGQLTSGVAHNFNNILSVIQGYAEMIGARSSQLDARLAKQRSSILTAAKRGAELVRQLMIFSRKSDSVALVQDINPVAAETAVLAERILSARVTFTRQLHPEALFVSIDAGQLSQCLLNLIVNARDAMPEGGTLTVKTTRHFLTEDQLIPSPERIRACATPPAPGDYAVIAVSDTGVGMSAETRHRLFEPFFTTKPAGKGTGLGLAAVYGCVTEAGGFIEVESKLGLGTTFHLFLPMAEADPSLVPRARLSWRPTGNYVGLTALVVEDEPDLLELVCEWLTDAGFSVLSAQTAEEALHHIVAQSGKPIHLLITDDILPEGGGQRVFQDIAREYPNCRCILMSGSFGARDRATDLPLDTVFLAKPFSENELLHAVKQVVTEKKPE